Sequence from the Bacillota bacterium genome:
GCGAAGCTGTTTGTGAAAGATGCGGATGTCAAAAACATAGTGAACAGAAGTCAGATGGCAGATCATGGCCTTTGCTTTCACCCTGGCAGCACCTCTTTGTAAACCTCAATATTTTTACGGGCATTTTCCTCCCAGGTCAGTTTCTCAAGCACCAGCTCACGTGCCCGCGCACCCATCGCCTGCGCCTCCCGGGGAGAAGCAAGGAGATGGTCGAGGGCTGCGGTCAAATCAGCCAGGTTACGGGGCTCCACCAGCATCCCTGTCGCCCGATCTTCGATTATATCCTCGATACCTGCCCCGCGGCAGGCCACGGCCGGCTTACCGGCAGCCATGGCCTCGATATACACCACCCCGAATGCCTCATTCCAACTCGGCAGGGCAAAAATATCACACTCGTTCATCAATTCCATAACCTGATCATGGGGAAGTTCCCCCTTGAAACAGACGTGTTCTTCTATCTTCAAAGATGCGGCCAGACGTTCCAGATTGTTTCGTTCCACACCATCACCAACTACAATGTAGCGTAAATGGGCATATTTTTCTATCAACGCGGCCACTGCATGAAGATTGTAATCGATCCCCTTCAGTTTGATCAGGTTGGAGACGCTGAGGATGGTCCCTCCTTCCCCCGATGTTTTCTTCTTCCCGGAGGCACCAGTTAGCTTTGAAACCGTAACCCCGTTATGGATTGTCCGCACTTTTTCATGATGAGCCATATTCTCCCGGGCAACCTTTTTCAATCTCTCGCTTACAGTGATCACCCTGTCAGCACCGGCCAGAACATTCTTCACAACCCCGTTGCATTTCTTGTTCCTGTGAAGGGTATAGGCAAAATCAGCGCCGTGCACGGTGACCACCAGCGGCCTTTTGTATTCTTCCTTAAGCTTCAGGGCAGCGTCTCCGTCGGGTACCGCTACGTGAGCATGGATAATATCAAAAGGGAAACGGGAATGGATTTTTTCAATCAGGGGTCTTATTCCCCGATGCATGAGCAGCCCCGCATGTTCAAAAAAGATATTTGCAGGAAACGAAAGATAGCGCGGGTAATGAATTTCAACCCCGTCCAGCACATCCCGTGAAGGAATCAGAGAATAATCACGCCATTTTTTGCGCAACCGATTCAGTGGAAATGGCGCCACGGGAACGGCGGAAACCACCATTACCTCGCATCCCTGTTCCACCAGCGCCTGTACCTGTTCATGAACGAAAATACCGGCAATCGGCCGGGACAGGGAGGGGTACATATGCGATATAACCAGTACTTTTATATCCATCAGTAGAACACCTTTTTCCTGTTATTCAACGATGCGAGGATCAGTCCCAGATAGATCATCAAAATGGGCATCAGTTGCAATGAATGATACACTGCGGAAGGCATCATGTAAACAGCATAGGAAACCAAGGTTGCTTGCATGGCGACAACCAGTACCTTCAGGTATCTGTCTTCATCACCTGCCCTCCTGTTCAGAGAACGTGCCAATTTCACCAGGGTCACGAGGTACCCACCGAACCAGAGTACAAAAACACTGACCCCCAGTATGCCGTAACGCCTCAGCAGCAGAATCCATTCATTGTCAACGATGGTCGTCATCGTCTTCTTCCCCGGCCCCCAACCGAAAAATGGTGATTGCCGCCAGAGATTCAAGGCCTCGCCCCAGCGCCCCATCCTCAGCTGCCAGCTGTTGTCATCGATTATGTTCAGACCGCTCGTCATGCGGATATAAAACTTTTCCGGTGCAAGCCATACGATCAAAGAGATGATGAGAAGCAAAACAACAATTACAACGATGAACACCCTGATCTTTTTCAAGCGGGCCAGATGAAAGAGGTAGTGGCCGAAAAGGATGAATGCACAGGCAACGATCTGGATTACCAGCCCGGTTCGGGAAAGGGTAAGCGCCGTGGCCAGGGCAAATAGGACAAAACAGATGATACTCGTATAGCGCAAAAATTTCTCCTTCAGATAGAGGAATCCGCTCAGTGCCAGTGAACTGCCTATCACCAGAAGGGCAGCAAAATCGTTGGGGTTGGCCGTCGTGCCGATAATCCTTTTGTGCACCAGGAGTCCCTTTAGCTGGGTCGTGGTATAGTAAGGCACAATTATCCGGTTGACGTCAAATAGGTTGAAATACTGGGCAAAACCAAAGAAAACGGCCAGAGCAAAGATCGCCAGTGACCAGAGATAGATCTTTTTGTAGTCCCCGTCCCGGATATCCATGCCAACTACGAGGGCGAAGATCAAAAAATACTGGACAATTTTCAACAGTTCAAACCAATCCCGCAGTAACGGCTGATAATCAAGTACGAGGGCTGAAAAAGTGATCGAGACACAGATAGAAATCCCGAACAGAACAAACCAGATCATGGAACGGTCCCATACAAACAAGGCACGGCGTCTGCCGGTTCGGTGCCCCAGAAAATACAACAACCATAGCAACAGCACAAAAATGAAGCCGAAACGAAGGTCGGGGATGCTGCTTGACAGGCTCAAAGGCGGCAACAAAATATAGATGGCCAGCAAGGGAATGATTGTACGGGACAGAACAATCTTCTTCTTCAATCCATAAAGAATCAAGAAGCAGGCAAGCACAATCAGGAACAATGCGGCAAACATGTATTTTTTGAACGATGGGCCGTGAAACAAAACTCCCCACAGGATGGCCATAATCAGGCCCGCCGCTACAATCAGCGGAAAAATTTCGTGGTTAACTTTCACATCGATCTTCTTCTCCATGAACAGACAACTCCGTTATCATTCATCAAGGGTTTCAACGATGGTTTCTACACGGTGGGTCCACATATTTGAGCAGGTGACAGCTTCTTTGACATTGGCCCTGAATTTATCGTCTTTTTCAAGCGCCCTGTTCATCTCCCGCACCCCCCGAACAAAACCTTCCATGTGGTCAGCAGTCACGATGCCCACCCCGTTTTTACGAATAAAAGCGGCCATCTCGGTACAATCCGTTGATACGATCGGCAGACCGTAGGAAAGATATTCAAAGAGCTTGACCGGCATGGCAAGATCATTGTAGGTATCTCTTTTTCTGGGGATAACAGCGAAATCGCTTTGCGCGTATATTTTTTTCAATTCCGTTCCGGTTGCATGGTGGATATTCAACCACCGGTCGGCAGCCGAATATTTCAAAAATGCCGCATCCTCACGCCGGCAAACCAGATTCAGATTGAGCGTCTGTTCCCTGTTGACGGCCCGGAAAGACTCCAGGAGCAGATCCGCGCCATATTTTTCATTTATCCCCCCGACATGAATGGCGTTGTTGAAACGGGATGGCCTATCAACAAATTTTTCTTCCGCACCGGGGGGCAGGGGAACCTTGCGGTTAAAATCAAACATTGCCCCCATGGAAGCCGAAGGGAAAAAGATCACGCTGGCCACCTTCTTGAACAACATCCAATCCATCCTGTACCTCAGCAGCAGTTCGTATTTTTTTGGGCCGGCAACTTTCCACCAATGGGGAAATTTGTAATATGCGTCTCGATAAAATATCCCGATCGGTATCTTCTGCCGGAATACACCCAGATAGATATGATAATCCAGTGGATGGATCGGGTAAGTGCTCGGTTCAATATAGCAAAATCGGCAATCGGCAATCCGTCTTCTGATTCTTCGATATGCTGCCAACCGCGAATCTATATCCCCGTTGATCAACAGAACATCGTAACCTTTATCCAGAAAAGCTCTGTACATCTTGTAAGGCCTTACTTTTGATCCGCTGGAAAGATCCCGGAAATCCGTATGACAGATATATAAAATCAGGTTGTTTTTCATCGATGCCTCCGATTCTTGTACCACCTATCTATCTGCCAAACTTTAAAAGGTGTTCGGCAATTTTTGGGGAGGCACGGCCATCGCCATAAAATTCCAGGTCAACCCTTCCGGAAGAGCCGTGCGCCGATAGAATGCTGTCGGCAACCATCTCATGACCTTCGGGGACAACCACCCTGTTCCAGCCGGCATCGACCAGTTCGCCCCATTCAGTTTCATCCCGCAATGTGACGCAAGGCACCCTGTAGAAATAAGCTTCTTTCTGTACACCCCCGGAGTCGGTAACGATCAGGGATGACTTTTTTTCCAGAAGAAGCATATCGAGGTAACCGACTGGATCGATGATATGCAACTTTTTCTCTATTTCCCCGATCAATCCCTCCCGGGATAATATTTTTCGGGTGCGGGGATGCAGCGGCATGACAACCGGAAACCGATCTGCCACCCGGGAAAGCCCGTAAAAGATAGCTCTGATCCGAGCAGGGTTATCAGTGTTTTCCGCTCTATGAACGGTAGCCAGGATATATTGCCGGTTTTCCACCCCAAGTTGCTGTAAAATGCGGCTTTTATTCTCCGCTTCCCGGCCAAAAAAGATGGAGGCATCATACATCACGTCTCCGCTAAGATAAACCTTCTCGCCATGAATTCCTTCAAGCTTGAGGTTTTCTACAGCCTGCGCAGTGGGAACGTATAACAAATCAGCAAGATGATCGGTAAGCAGACGGTTTATTTCTTCGGGCATCAGCCGATTGTAGGACCGCAATCCTGCTTCGACATGGGCTACAGGCAGGTGCATCTTGGCCGCGGCAAGGGCACCGGCAAGTGTAGAATTTGTATCACCATAAACCAGAACCAGGTCGGGTTTTTCCTGCATGAGATATTTTTCCACGGCAGCCATCATCAATCCGGTCTGCTCCCCGTGAGGGCCCGAACCGACGCCCAGATAACAATCCACGGCAGGCATCCCCAGCTCCTGAAAAAAAACAGCAGACATATTATGATCGTAATGCTGCCCGGTATGCACGATTTTTTCTTCTATCCTGCCTGTTTCACGCAAGGCCCTGGAAACCATGGCAGCCTTGACAAACTGTGGACGGGCACCTATAACCGTCATTATTTTCAAACCAGTCGGCTCCTTTTGCGGTATTATTATTTTTTCATTCTCGTTACAAGTCGGATTTTTCATGGGCATTGGTTGGAGGCATGAGATATATGTGGCGCAGGAAAACCAGACCCGTGGCCAGTACAAAACCCAGAAATGCAATGATGGCAGCATTGTACAATTTCTTCCGGAATATCCGGGATGAGGAGTCGGCATTCGTCATGACAATCAACAGGTCTTCTTCGAAGAAAGTGCCTTCCTCCAACTCTTTCAGGCGGAAAGAAACCTCTTCCATCTGCACCAGAAGGTTGCCCTTCTCTTCCATGAATACTCTATAAACCGGATTTTCTTCAGCATTGCCATCCATTATTTCAGTGCCATATTTATCAACAAATTCGGCATCGATATATTCAAGATTGCGGGCCAGCCGCTCCTTCTCCTTCACAAGAAATTCTTTCTGATTCTGCAGTATGGCTTTGAACAACAAAGCCGCCGCGGTTTCAGCCGCCTCCTTGCTTTTTTCGCCCTGCTCATGCCCCGCCCTGATCCCCAGGAATTTCTGTGTCGAACGGCTACCGATCACGGTTAAATCCTCCCACGCAAGGTCCAGTTTCTCTGCCCCTGTCCGCGCGGAAGTTTCCATCGTAATTTCCGAGAAATCGATCATTTTCATGTAATCGTCAACCGTATTCTCGAAAGGAGTCAGGTTGATAAGTATCTCCGTACAGTAACGAGGGGTGAATAGAAAAAAACCGACAAGGATACAGGCCACCGTGATGGCAGCAATAAAATATTTACCCCTCCACATAACCTTGACAAATTCCCGCAAATCTATTTCATTGTCCATTGTACCTTCTCACCCTTGCTTTTTTTGATCAGGTCAATTATATCAGATAGTGATTTTCTTCAACAAATGCAGGCATAATCCTTTCCCCGGCGCCCCCTTAAAACTTAAATATAATTAACAGCTTTTATTCCGGGAGGCCGATGAAAAATGAATTATATCTGCTTTTTGTTTCATCCTAATAGGTGAACTCATTATCGTGATGTAACAAAGGCGCAACAGGAGAGAGCTGTTCATGATAATTGTTTTTATCCGCACCCTGATCCTCTTCACCCTGGTTATTGTAGTTATCAGGGTCATGGGTAAAAGGCAGGTTGGCGAATTTCAACCCTACGAGCTGGCTATTCTCATCATGATTTCGGCATTGGCTGCCATCCCCATGGAAGATATCGCCATTCCTCTTTCCAACACGATCATTCCCATCCTGTTGCTGTTCTCGATACAGATCATCCTTTCCTTGATCGCGTTGAAGAACGAGAAAATAAGAGCCTTGCTTGATGGGCGGCCAAGTATTGTCATCGAGAATGGAAGGATCGTCGAAGCGGAATTGAAAAAGTTGAGAGTGAACATCAACGACATGTTGGAACTCATCCGCCTGTCGGGTTACCCGAGCCTGAATGATATCGAATTCGCCATTCTGGAGACCAACGGGAAATTGAGTGTTCTCCCCAAATCGCAACATCGTCCCGTCACTCCTGAAGATCTGAATATCGAAACGCAGTACGAGGGGCTGCCCTATCCCCTGGTTGCCGATGGAAATATCAATTACGAGATGCTGACCAAAGTCAAGTTGAACGAGACATGGCTGAAAGAGGAACTGTCCAAACTGGGCTACCTGAATATCAATGATGTTTTTCTGGCCAGCCTGGGCACCAACGGCGAACTGGTTGTTCAAAGAAAGGAATAGGGAACATGTCATGAAAGCTGCCGTAGGCATTTCAATCTTGCTCGTTGTCCTTGTTGGTACCTCACTGCTAATCTATTCCCTCACCGGCTCTCTGTACCTGGAGATGAAAGACTGCCTGGATACCATGGAAAAAGCCGTGGAAAACGGCCAGTGGGGAGAAGTCGAAAAGGAAGCCAGCCTGCTGCAAGAACTTTGGCACCGGGGAGATTGTTTGTGGAGCCCGGTTATGGATCATCGACAAATTGATAGGGTCGATGAATCAATCACGTTGATCATGGCCCTGGTCAAAATGAAATCAAAGGAAAACCTTGTTCTGGAGATAAATGCAGCCAGGAGGATGTTGAAGAGGATCAAAGATAAGGAAAGCCCCCTGTTCAAAACAATTTTTTGAACTCGGGAAAAGCAGACCCTGAAACCGTACGGGGTGAAAATAAATACAGGTTTTGAGGAAGGTGAAGGTCAATCATATCGGCAGAAATATCACTATATCCCATGGAAACAGCGGATTCGGATCATATCATCAATGAGTCGCTCGGAATTCTGAATGATAGTGGGTTGAGTTACCAGGTAGGGCCTTTGAGTACAAAAATATCCGGTCCCCCGGAAATAATTTGGGATGGACTGAGAAAAGTTTTTGAACATGCCCGGAATAAACAAACCGAAGTAGCCATGGTAGTAACAATTGCCAACTCACGGATATAAAACTTGCCTTTACCGAACTGTGGCAACCATTCGCT
This genomic interval carries:
- a CDS encoding DUF4363 family protein — encoded protein: MKAAVGISILLVVLVGTSLLIYSLTGSLYLEMKDCLDTMEKAVENGQWGEVEKEASLLQELWHRGDCLWSPVMDHRQIDRVDESITLIMALVKMKSKENLVLEINAARRMLKRIKDKESPLFKTIF
- a CDS encoding O-antigen ligase family protein, coding for MEKKIDVKVNHEIFPLIVAAGLIMAILWGVLFHGPSFKKYMFAALFLIVLACFLILYGLKKKIVLSRTIIPLLAIYILLPPLSLSSSIPDLRFGFIFVLLLWLLYFLGHRTGRRRALFVWDRSMIWFVLFGISICVSITFSALVLDYQPLLRDWFELLKIVQYFLIFALVVGMDIRDGDYKKIYLWSLAIFALAVFFGFAQYFNLFDVNRIIVPYYTTTQLKGLLVHKRIIGTTANPNDFAALLVIGSSLALSGFLYLKEKFLRYTSIICFVLFALATALTLSRTGLVIQIVACAFILFGHYLFHLARLKKIRVFIVVIVVLLLIISLIVWLAPEKFYIRMTSGLNIIDDNSWQLRMGRWGEALNLWRQSPFFGWGPGKKTMTTIVDNEWILLLRRYGILGVSVFVLWFGGYLVTLVKLARSLNRRAGDEDRYLKVLVVAMQATLVSYAVYMMPSAVYHSLQLMPILMIYLGLILASLNNRKKVFY
- a CDS encoding glycosyltransferase family 4 protein, with the translated sequence MKVLVISHMYPSLSRPIAGIFVHEQVQALVEQGCEVMVVSAVPVAPFPLNRLRKKWRDYSLIPSRDVLDGVEIHYPRYLSFPANIFFEHAGLLMHRGIRPLIEKIHSRFPFDIIHAHVAVPDGDAALKLKEEYKRPLVVTVHGADFAYTLHRNKKCNGVVKNVLAGADRVITVSERLKKVARENMAHHEKVRTIHNGVTVSKLTGASGKKKTSGEGGTILSVSNLIKLKGIDYNLHAVAALIEKYAHLRYIVVGDGVERNNLERLAASLKIEEHVCFKGELPHDQVMELMNECDIFALPSWNEAFGVVYIEAMAAGKPAVACRGAGIEDIIEDRATGMLVEPRNLADLTAALDHLLASPREAQAMGARARELVLEKLTWEENARKNIEVYKEVLPG
- the wecB gene encoding UDP-N-acetylglucosamine 2-epimerase (non-hydrolyzing): MKIMTVIGARPQFVKAAMVSRALRETGRIEEKIVHTGQHYDHNMSAVFFQELGMPAVDCYLGVGSGPHGEQTGLMMAAVEKYLMQEKPDLVLVYGDTNSTLAGALAAAKMHLPVAHVEAGLRSYNRLMPEEINRLLTDHLADLLYVPTAQAVENLKLEGIHGEKVYLSGDVMYDASIFFGREAENKSRILQQLGVENRQYILATVHRAENTDNPARIRAIFYGLSRVADRFPVVMPLHPRTRKILSREGLIGEIEKKLHIIDPVGYLDMLLLEKKSSLIVTDSGGVQKEAYFYRVPCVTLRDETEWGELVDAGWNRVVVPEGHEMVADSILSAHGSSGRVDLEFYGDGRASPKIAEHLLKFGR
- a CDS encoding DUF421 domain-containing protein, which encodes MIIVFIRTLILFTLVIVVIRVMGKRQVGEFQPYELAILIMISALAAIPMEDIAIPLSNTIIPILLLFSIQIILSLIALKNEKIRALLDGRPSIVIENGRIVEAELKKLRVNINDMLELIRLSGYPSLNDIEFAILETNGKLSVLPKSQHRPVTPEDLNIETQYEGLPYPLVADGNINYEMLTKVKLNETWLKEELSKLGYLNINDVFLASLGTNGELVVQRKE
- a CDS encoding glycosyltransferase family 4 protein, translating into MKNNLILYICHTDFRDLSSGSKVRPYKMYRAFLDKGYDVLLINGDIDSRLAAYRRIRRRIADCRFCYIEPSTYPIHPLDYHIYLGVFRQKIPIGIFYRDAYYKFPHWWKVAGPKKYELLLRYRMDWMLFKKVASVIFFPSASMGAMFDFNRKVPLPPGAEEKFVDRPSRFNNAIHVGGINEKYGADLLLESFRAVNREQTLNLNLVCRREDAAFLKYSAADRWLNIHHATGTELKKIYAQSDFAVIPRKRDTYNDLAMPVKLFEYLSYGLPIVSTDCTEMAAFIRKNGVGIVTADHMEGFVRGVREMNRALEKDDKFRANVKEAVTCSNMWTHRVETIVETLDE